The following are encoded together in the Bos taurus isolate L1 Dominette 01449 registration number 42190680 breed Hereford chromosome 10, ARS-UCD2.0, whole genome shotgun sequence genome:
- the BRB gene encoding brain ribonuclease isoform X1 codes for MALKSLVLLSLLVLVLLLVQVQPSLGKESAAAKFRRQHMDSGSSSSSNPNYCNQMMKRRRMTHGRCKPVNTFVHESLDDVKAVCSQKNITCKNGHPNCYQSKSTMSITDCRETGSSKYPNCAYKTSQKQKYITVACEGNPYVPVHFDGAVLLPATPVPSLPPPHRLL; via the coding sequence ATGGCTCTGAAGTCCCTGGTCCTGTTGTCACTGCTGgtcctggtgctgctgctggtgcAGGTCCAGCCTTCCCTGGGCAAGGAATCTGCGGCCGCCAAGTTCCGGAGGCAGCACATGGACTCTGGCAGCTCCTCCAGCAGCAACCCCAACTACTGCAATCAGATGATGAAGCGCCGGAGGATGACACATGGACGATGCAAGCCAGTGAACACCTTTGTGCACGAGTCCCTGGACGATGTCAAGGCCGTGTGCTCCCAGAAAAACATCACCTGCAAGAATGGGCATCCCAACTGCTACCAGAGCAAATCTACCATGAGCATCACAGACTGCCGCGAGACAGGCAGCTCTAAGTACCCCAACTGTGCCTACAAGACTAGCCAGAAGCAGAAATACATCACTGTGGCTTGTGAGGGAAACCCATACGTGCCAGTCCACTTTGATGGGGCGGTGCTCTTACCTGCCACACCCGTACCCTCACTGCCACCTCCACACAGGCTTCTCTGA